A genome region from Frankineae bacterium MT45 includes the following:
- a CDS encoding leucyl aminopeptidase has product MIDVRLGDRRTPADVVAVAVTTAGLGFDVVGEEQISTQVLPVSTRDLLRVFLAEAEADSEVHSDSGVGAGVGKVAEAGTLTELVRPGEVPRRILLVGVGDGGSRAARLAGAAVARNAAATAVSCVLAGLDDEAAAAFAEGLQLGAYRFDSRTAQAARPAEAPQLQRAALFGAGRQSSLDDAASYARAGIWARDLTNTRTNTKSPAWLGAAAEKELGRVGVAVTVRDDTWLREQGFGGVIGVGQGSASPPRLIEASWRPRGAAAKPHVVLVGKGITFDTGGYNLKPGASMTTMYTDMAGGAAVLAALHVVASLQLPIRVTALVPTAENSVSGNAMRPGDVLRHYNGRTSEITNTDAEGRLVLADALAYAVAKLQPTVLVDIATLTGAMKMALGDQIAGIVTDDDELAKALDAAAVDVDEPIWRMPLNRDYESQLDSAIADANNSPGPPGGITAALFLRHFVGDVPWAHLDIAGPARAAEDGGYVSEGSTGFGARLLARWIQSQV; this is encoded by the coding sequence GTGATCGATGTTCGTCTGGGCGACCGCCGGACGCCGGCCGATGTAGTCGCGGTGGCGGTCACGACGGCCGGCCTCGGATTCGACGTCGTCGGCGAGGAGCAGATCTCGACTCAGGTGCTGCCGGTCAGTACCCGTGATCTGCTGCGCGTCTTCCTCGCCGAAGCCGAAGCCGACTCGGAAGTCCACTCCGACTCCGGAGTCGGGGCAGGCGTCGGGAAGGTTGCCGAAGCCGGAACGCTCACCGAGCTGGTGCGCCCCGGCGAGGTGCCGCGCCGCATCCTCCTCGTCGGGGTCGGTGACGGCGGCTCACGCGCAGCCCGGCTCGCCGGCGCCGCCGTCGCCCGGAATGCCGCAGCCACCGCCGTCAGTTGCGTCCTGGCCGGGCTCGATGACGAGGCCGCCGCGGCCTTCGCCGAGGGCCTGCAGCTGGGCGCGTACCGCTTCGATTCGCGTACCGCCCAGGCTGCGCGCCCAGCCGAAGCGCCGCAGCTGCAGCGGGCCGCGCTCTTCGGCGCCGGGCGCCAGTCGAGCCTCGATGACGCGGCGAGCTACGCCCGGGCCGGGATCTGGGCCCGCGACCTCACCAACACGCGCACCAACACCAAATCACCAGCCTGGCTCGGGGCCGCGGCCGAGAAGGAGCTCGGACGGGTGGGTGTCGCCGTCACCGTCCGCGATGACACCTGGCTGCGGGAGCAGGGCTTCGGCGGGGTCATCGGCGTCGGGCAGGGCTCGGCCTCACCGCCGCGTCTCATCGAGGCGAGCTGGCGTCCGCGCGGGGCCGCCGCGAAGCCGCACGTCGTGCTGGTTGGCAAGGGCATCACCTTCGACACCGGTGGCTACAACCTCAAGCCGGGCGCGAGCATGACCACGATGTACACCGATATGGCCGGTGGCGCGGCCGTCCTCGCCGCGCTGCACGTCGTCGCGTCGCTTCAGCTGCCGATCCGGGTGACGGCGCTGGTGCCGACGGCCGAGAACTCGGTCTCGGGTAACGCGATGCGTCCGGGTGACGTGCTGCGCCACTACAACGGCCGGACGTCCGAGATCACCAACACCGACGCCGAGGGGCGGCTCGTGCTGGCCGACGCGCTCGCCTACGCCGTGGCCAAGCTGCAGCCGACCGTGCTGGTGGATATCGCGACGCTCACCGGGGCGATGAAGATGGCCCTCGGTGATCAGATTGCAGGCATCGTCACCGACGACGATGAGCTGGCCAAGGCGTTGGATGCGGCGGCGGTGGACGTCGACGAGCCGATCTGGCGGATGCCGCTCAACCGTGACTACGAATCCCAGCTCGACTCGGCGATCGCCGACGCGAACAACTCGCCCGGGCCGCCCGGCGGTATCACCGCTGCCCTCTTCCTGCGGCACTTCGTAGGTGACGTCCCCTGGGCCCACCTGGACATCGCCGGGCCCGCTCGCGCGGCCGAGGACGGCGGGTACGTCAGCGAGGGGTCGACCGGCTTCGGGGCCCGGCTGCTGGCCCGCTGGATCCAGTCCCAGGTCTAG
- a CDS encoding deoxyribodipyrimidine photo-lyase, whose amino-acid sequence MWFRRDLRLADDPALLAAAQDGPVTALFVLDDALLRPAGAARSAFLLQSLRALQHDLRERGGELVVRHGKPVDVVTQVAREVGASSVHVSSDHAPYGSARDTAVEAALGAVGLVRTGSPYAVTPGRVTKADGSPFKVYSAFYRRWVEHGWPAPAQSAQARIVWGPVIDSEPIDDDPPLEAGLLLPPAGEAAALAAWTAFRSDHLDDYDTARDRPDQDATSRLSPHLHVGSIHPRTLLQQLGRSASAERFRKELAWRDFYAAVLHFWPASAREYFQPELAALPYAHGEPARRALTAWQQGRTGYPIVDAGMRQLLAEGWMHNRVRMIVASFLVKDLHIEWTEGARHFMRHLVDGDLASNQHGWQWTAGTGTDAAPYFRIFNPTTQGRRFDPQGDYIRRYVPELRSYGAREIHEPGRSAQGLPDGYPAPIVDHSVERAAALADYQQLRSQLRSEA is encoded by the coding sequence ATGTGGTTTCGGCGTGACCTGCGCCTGGCCGACGACCCGGCGCTGCTGGCCGCCGCCCAGGACGGGCCGGTGACGGCACTCTTCGTGCTGGACGACGCCTTGCTCCGCCCGGCCGGCGCCGCGAGATCGGCCTTCCTGCTGCAGTCGCTTCGGGCCCTGCAGCACGACCTGCGTGAACGGGGCGGTGAACTCGTGGTGCGGCACGGCAAGCCGGTGGACGTGGTTACCCAGGTTGCGCGCGAGGTCGGTGCGTCGTCGGTGCATGTGAGTTCCGATCACGCGCCCTACGGCAGCGCTCGGGACACCGCGGTCGAGGCCGCGCTCGGCGCCGTTGGGCTCGTCCGCACCGGTTCGCCGTATGCCGTGACCCCCGGCCGGGTCACGAAGGCCGATGGGAGCCCGTTCAAGGTCTACTCGGCGTTCTACCGACGCTGGGTCGAGCACGGCTGGCCGGCGCCAGCCCAATCCGCGCAGGCTCGCATCGTCTGGGGGCCGGTGATCGACAGCGAACCGATCGACGACGATCCGCCACTTGAGGCTGGCCTGCTGCTGCCACCGGCCGGAGAGGCCGCCGCGCTGGCCGCCTGGACCGCCTTCCGCTCCGACCACCTCGACGACTACGACACCGCCCGCGACCGTCCCGACCAGGACGCCACCTCCCGCCTCTCGCCCCACCTGCACGTCGGCAGCATCCATCCCCGGACGCTGCTGCAGCAGCTGGGCCGTTCGGCCAGCGCCGAGCGATTCCGCAAGGAGCTGGCCTGGCGCGACTTCTACGCCGCCGTGCTGCACTTCTGGCCGGCGAGCGCTCGCGAGTATTTCCAGCCCGAGTTGGCCGCACTGCCCTACGCGCATGGGGAGCCAGCCCGTCGGGCCCTCACCGCCTGGCAGCAGGGGCGCACCGGCTACCCGATCGTCGACGCGGGGATGCGGCAACTGCTGGCCGAGGGGTGGATGCATAACCGGGTCCGGATGATCGTGGCCTCCTTCCTGGTGAAGGACCTGCATATCGAATGGACCGAGGGGGCCCGGCACTTCATGCGGCATCTGGTCGATGGGGACCTGGCCAGCAATCAGCACGGCTGGCAGTGGACGGCCGGCACCGGCACCGACGCCGCGCCCTACTTCCGGATCTTCAACCCGACCACGCAGGGGCGGAGGTTCGATCCGCAGGGCGACTACATCCGTCGGTACGTGCCCGAGCTCCGCTCGTACGGGGCGCGGGAGATCCACGAGCCGGGGCGCTCAGCCCAGGGGCTGCCCGACGGCTACCCAGCACCGATCGTCGATCATTCGGTTGAGCGGGCGGCCGCGCTGGCCGACTACCAGCAGTTGCGGAGTCAGCTCAGGAGTGAGGCGTAG
- a CDS encoding glycogen synthase (ADP-glucose): MRVAILTKEYPPEVYGGAGVHVEFLVSELRHLIDVDVHCFGADRGEAGVRAYNTPPGLASANAALQTLGVDLEIAANVGEADLLHSHTWYANLAGVLGGQLNGVPHVLSAHSLEPQRPWKAEQLGGGYRISSWAERQAYESAAAIIAVSAGMRGEILSSYPFVDPAKVHVIYNGIDTGLYQPRPETDVLEQFGVDPQRPSAIFVGRITRQKGLVHLLAAARDFDPSIQLILCAGAPDTDEIAAETKALVDELQRTRTGVIWIRDMLPRPQVVQLLTHATVFVCPSIYEPLGIVNLEAMACATAVVASDVGGIPEVVDDGATGTLVHYDVKAPEEFEAGIAAAVNAVVADPARARAFGAAGRERAVGKFGWAAIAAETVQLYASLLS, translated from the coding sequence ATGCGCGTTGCGATCCTGACCAAGGAGTACCCCCCGGAGGTATATGGCGGGGCCGGTGTGCACGTCGAGTTCCTGGTCAGCGAGCTGCGACACCTCATCGACGTCGACGTGCACTGCTTCGGTGCCGACCGGGGCGAGGCGGGCGTACGGGCCTACAACACTCCGCCCGGCCTGGCATCGGCCAACGCCGCCCTGCAGACGCTCGGGGTCGACCTGGAGATCGCGGCCAACGTCGGCGAAGCCGACCTGCTGCACTCGCACACCTGGTACGCCAACCTGGCCGGCGTCCTCGGCGGGCAGCTCAACGGCGTCCCACACGTGCTCAGCGCCCACTCGCTCGAGCCGCAGCGCCCGTGGAAGGCCGAGCAGCTCGGCGGCGGGTACCGCATCTCGTCCTGGGCCGAACGGCAGGCCTACGAGAGTGCCGCCGCGATCATCGCCGTCAGCGCCGGGATGCGGGGCGAGATCCTCAGCAGCTACCCCTTCGTCGACCCGGCCAAGGTGCACGTCATCTACAACGGCATCGACACCGGCCTGTACCAACCGCGCCCCGAGACCGACGTCCTCGAGCAGTTCGGGGTCGATCCGCAGCGACCGTCGGCCATCTTCGTCGGGCGGATCACCCGGCAGAAGGGCCTGGTCCACCTGCTCGCGGCGGCCCGCGACTTCGACCCGTCCATCCAGTTGATCCTCTGCGCCGGCGCTCCGGACACCGACGAGATCGCCGCCGAGACGAAGGCCCTCGTCGACGAGCTGCAGCGCACGCGTACCGGGGTCATCTGGATCCGTGACATGCTCCCCCGTCCCCAGGTGGTGCAGCTGCTCACCCACGCGACGGTCTTCGTCTGCCCCTCGATCTACGAGCCGCTCGGCATCGTGAACCTGGAGGCGATGGCCTGCGCGACGGCGGTGGTGGCCAGCGACGTCGGTGGCATCCCCGAGGTGGTCGACGACGGCGCGACCGGGACCCTCGTCCACTACGACGTCAAGGCGCCGGAGGAGTTCGAGGCCGGGATCGCGGCCGCGGTGAACGCCGTCGTCGCCGATCCGGCCCGGGCGCGGGCCTTCGGCGCAGCCGGACGCGAGCGCGCGGTCGGGAAGTTCGGCTGGGCGGCGATCGCGGCCGAGACGGTGCAGCTCTACGCCTCACTCCTGAGCTGA
- a CDS encoding glucose-1-phosphate adenylyltransferase: protein MAREPRVLGMVLAGGEGKRLYPLTADRAKPAVPFGGNYRLIDFVLSNLVNAGYLRICVLTQYKSHSLDRHITQTWRMSTVLGNFITPVPAQQRLGPRWYTGSADAILQSFNLIYDDKPDYIVVFGADHVYRMDPRQIVAQHIETGAGATVAGIRVPRAEASAFGVIHAADDRKVIEFIEKPADPPGLPGNPDLAYASMGNYVFTTDALIEVLRADAADETSAHDMGGNIMPMMVERDAAYVYDFDDNDVPGAEDRDHGYWRDVGTLDAYYDAHMDLVAVHPIFNLYNQLWPIYTHHPQLPPAKFVEGGLAQESIVGSGSIISGATVRHSVVSPNVRIEAGAYVEGSVLMDSVQIGRGAVVRGAILDKDVVVPAGAHIGVDPGHDRDRYHVSEGGIVVLGKSQLALP from the coding sequence ATGGCTCGGGAACCTCGCGTTTTAGGCATGGTGCTAGCTGGCGGCGAAGGTAAGCGCCTCTATCCGCTCACCGCAGACCGGGCCAAGCCGGCCGTTCCCTTCGGCGGAAACTACCGGTTGATCGACTTCGTGCTCTCCAATCTGGTGAATGCCGGCTACCTGCGCATCTGCGTGCTCACCCAGTACAAGTCGCACTCTCTGGACCGGCACATCACTCAGACCTGGCGGATGTCGACCGTCCTGGGCAACTTCATCACCCCGGTTCCGGCCCAGCAGCGCCTCGGTCCGCGCTGGTACACCGGTAGCGCCGATGCGATCCTGCAGTCCTTCAACCTGATCTACGACGACAAGCCCGACTACATCGTCGTCTTCGGGGCTGACCACGTGTATCGCATGGACCCGCGGCAGATCGTCGCCCAGCACATCGAAACCGGGGCCGGAGCGACCGTCGCCGGCATCCGGGTGCCGCGGGCGGAGGCGAGCGCCTTCGGCGTCATCCACGCCGCCGACGACCGCAAGGTGATCGAGTTCATCGAGAAGCCGGCCGACCCGCCGGGCCTTCCGGGCAATCCCGACCTCGCCTACGCCTCGATGGGGAACTACGTCTTCACCACCGACGCACTGATCGAGGTACTGCGGGCCGATGCGGCTGATGAGACTTCTGCCCACGATATGGGCGGAAACATCATGCCGATGATGGTCGAGCGGGACGCCGCCTACGTCTACGACTTCGATGACAACGACGTCCCCGGCGCCGAGGACCGCGATCATGGCTACTGGCGCGACGTGGGGACGCTGGATGCGTACTACGACGCCCACATGGATCTGGTCGCGGTGCACCCGATCTTCAACCTTTACAACCAACTCTGGCCGATCTATACCCATCACCCGCAGTTGCCGCCGGCCAAGTTCGTCGAGGGTGGCCTGGCCCAGGAGTCGATCGTCGGCTCCGGGTCGATCATCTCCGGGGCCACCGTCCGGCACAGTGTCGTCTCCCCGAATGTGCGGATCGAGGCCGGCGCCTACGTCGAGGGGTCGGTGCTGATGGACTCGGTGCAGATCGGGCGCGGTGCGGTGGTGCGCGGGGCGATCCTGGACAAGGACGTGGTCGTACCGGCCGGCGCGCACATCGGCGTCGACCCGGGGCATGACCGCGATCGGTACCACGTATCCGAAGGGGGGATCGTCGTTCTCGGCAAGAGCCAGCTCGCGCTGCCGTAG
- a CDS encoding amino acid ABC transporter substrate-binding protein, PAAT family — translation MLMRRQLTAAVAVTAAVISLSACASNKETSGPTGASVSATVSANGAAIALLPAKIKSAGKLIVGVNVPYSPNEYKDSSGKIVGFDVDLLDAVAKGLGLTTQYTESDFDKIIPSVQAGTYDVGMSSFTDTKEREKTVDFTTYFSAGILWASQAGKTVDPNNACGLRVAVQTTTTEDTDDIPTKSKACTNAGKKPITKVQFDSQDDATNAVVLGKVDAMSADSPVTAYAIKQAAGKLAQAGDIFESAPYGWPVAKGSTLSQALQKSLQTLIDNGTYNQICEKWGVQTGEITTSQINGATS, via the coding sequence GTGTTGATGCGTCGCCAGCTCACCGCCGCAGTTGCCGTCACGGCCGCGGTCATCAGTCTCTCCGCCTGCGCCAGCAACAAGGAGACCTCCGGTCCGACCGGCGCCAGCGTGAGCGCGACGGTCTCGGCCAACGGCGCCGCCATTGCGCTGCTGCCGGCCAAGATCAAGTCCGCCGGCAAGCTGATCGTCGGGGTCAACGTCCCCTACTCACCCAACGAGTACAAGGATTCGAGCGGCAAGATCGTCGGGTTCGACGTCGACCTCCTCGACGCGGTGGCCAAGGGCCTCGGCCTCACCACGCAGTACACCGAGTCGGACTTCGACAAGATCATCCCGTCGGTCCAGGCCGGCACCTATGACGTCGGTATGTCGTCCTTCACCGACACCAAGGAGCGCGAGAAGACGGTCGACTTCACCACCTATTTCAGCGCCGGAATCCTCTGGGCGTCACAGGCCGGCAAGACGGTGGACCCGAACAACGCGTGTGGCCTGAGGGTTGCCGTCCAGACGACCACCACCGAGGACACCGACGACATCCCGACCAAGAGCAAGGCCTGCACCAACGCCGGCAAGAAGCCCATCACCAAGGTGCAGTTCGACAGCCAGGATGACGCGACGAACGCCGTCGTACTCGGCAAGGTCGATGCCATGTCGGCTGACTCCCCGGTGACGGCCTACGCCATCAAGCAGGCGGCGGGGAAACTCGCGCAGGCCGGTGACATCTTCGAATCGGCCCCCTACGGCTGGCCGGTCGCGAAGGGTTCGACCCTCTCCCAGGCCCTGCAGAAGTCGCTGCAGACGCTGATCGACAACGGAACGTACAACCAGATCTGCGAGAAGTGGGGCGTTCAGACCGGTGAGATCACCACGTCGCAGATCAACGGTGCGACGAGCTGA